From one Trifolium pratense cultivar HEN17-A07 linkage group LG1, ARS_RC_1.1, whole genome shotgun sequence genomic stretch:
- the LOC123918701 gene encoding NAC domain-containing protein 30 isoform X1, which translates to MTSTQISERSSTSMDMESCVPPGFRFHPTEEELVGYYLNRKINSLKIDLDVIVEVDLYKIEPWDIQDRCKLGYEQQNEWYFFSHKDKKYPTGTRTNRATAAGFWKATGRDKAVTSKNRIIGMRKTLVFYKGRAPNGRKTDWIMHEYRHQTSEHGPPQEEGWVVCRAFKKPSPSHRPGYEPWYSNTNQQPQYFRDDQSYATTRPLSITDILHENRLLLQHNPTAEEGTSFSHHFSNNDQQFLSNQTTLVMDNKQLIELPQLDSPTTSFAIKECNQNGFITNEDQCSDERSNNGSQVIDWKSLDNLFTSHQFTDTTNYFSNPLMMIPHNQHDQANHILGCFPDS; encoded by the exons ATGACATCAACTCAAATTTCT GAGAGGTCATCAACATCAATGGATATGGAATCATGTGTACCTCCAGGATTTAGATTTCATCCAACAGAAGAGGAACTTGTAGGGTATTACCTTAACAGGAAGATTAACTCACTCAAAATTGATCTAGATGTTATTGTTGAGGTTGATCTCTACAAAATTGAACCATGGGATATACAAG ataGATGCAAATTAGGATATGAGCAACAGAATGAGTGGTACTTTTTCAGCCACAAAGATAAAAAGTATCCAACAGGAACAAGAACTAACAGAGCCACTGCTGCTGGATTCTGGAAAGCAACTGGAAGAGATAAAGCTGTAACTTCCAAAAACAGAATTATAGGAATGAGGAAGACTCTTGTTTTTTATAAGGGACGTGCCCCTAATGGAAGGAAAACTGATTGGATTATGCATGAATATAGACATCAAACTTCTGAACATGGCCCTCCACAG GAAGAAGGATGGGTTGTGTGCAGAGCATTTAAGAAGCCAAGTCCAAGTCATAGGCCAGGTTATGAACCATGGTATAGTAATACTAATCAACAACCACAGTATTTCAGAGATGATCAAAGCTATGCAACTACAAGACCTTTATCAATCACAGATATTTTACACGAAAATCGTTTACTCCTTCAACATAATCCTACAGCTGAAGAAGGTACAAGTTTTAGTCACCACTTTAGTAACAATGATCAACAGTTTCTATCAAACCAAACTACTCTTGTTATGGACAACAAACAACTCATTGAACTTCCACAGTTAGATAGTCCAACAACAAGTTTTGCTATCAAAGAATGTAATCAAAATGGATTCATCACAAATGAAGATCAATGCAGTGATGAAAGGAGTAACAATGGATCACAAGTAATTGATTGGAAAAGTTTGGATAATTTGTTCACTTCACATCAATTTACAGATACAACTAATTACTTTTCAAATCCATTGATGATGATACCTCATAATCAGCATGATCAAGCTAATCATATATTAGGATGCTTTCCTGATTCATAA
- the LOC123918701 gene encoding NAC domain-containing protein 30 isoform X2: MDMESCVPPGFRFHPTEEELVGYYLNRKINSLKIDLDVIVEVDLYKIEPWDIQDRCKLGYEQQNEWYFFSHKDKKYPTGTRTNRATAAGFWKATGRDKAVTSKNRIIGMRKTLVFYKGRAPNGRKTDWIMHEYRHQTSEHGPPQEEGWVVCRAFKKPSPSHRPGYEPWYSNTNQQPQYFRDDQSYATTRPLSITDILHENRLLLQHNPTAEEGTSFSHHFSNNDQQFLSNQTTLVMDNKQLIELPQLDSPTTSFAIKECNQNGFITNEDQCSDERSNNGSQVIDWKSLDNLFTSHQFTDTTNYFSNPLMMIPHNQHDQANHILGCFPDS; the protein is encoded by the exons ATGGATATGGAATCATGTGTACCTCCAGGATTTAGATTTCATCCAACAGAAGAGGAACTTGTAGGGTATTACCTTAACAGGAAGATTAACTCACTCAAAATTGATCTAGATGTTATTGTTGAGGTTGATCTCTACAAAATTGAACCATGGGATATACAAG ataGATGCAAATTAGGATATGAGCAACAGAATGAGTGGTACTTTTTCAGCCACAAAGATAAAAAGTATCCAACAGGAACAAGAACTAACAGAGCCACTGCTGCTGGATTCTGGAAAGCAACTGGAAGAGATAAAGCTGTAACTTCCAAAAACAGAATTATAGGAATGAGGAAGACTCTTGTTTTTTATAAGGGACGTGCCCCTAATGGAAGGAAAACTGATTGGATTATGCATGAATATAGACATCAAACTTCTGAACATGGCCCTCCACAG GAAGAAGGATGGGTTGTGTGCAGAGCATTTAAGAAGCCAAGTCCAAGTCATAGGCCAGGTTATGAACCATGGTATAGTAATACTAATCAACAACCACAGTATTTCAGAGATGATCAAAGCTATGCAACTACAAGACCTTTATCAATCACAGATATTTTACACGAAAATCGTTTACTCCTTCAACATAATCCTACAGCTGAAGAAGGTACAAGTTTTAGTCACCACTTTAGTAACAATGATCAACAGTTTCTATCAAACCAAACTACTCTTGTTATGGACAACAAACAACTCATTGAACTTCCACAGTTAGATAGTCCAACAACAAGTTTTGCTATCAAAGAATGTAATCAAAATGGATTCATCACAAATGAAGATCAATGCAGTGATGAAAGGAGTAACAATGGATCACAAGTAATTGATTGGAAAAGTTTGGATAATTTGTTCACTTCACATCAATTTACAGATACAACTAATTACTTTTCAAATCCATTGATGATGATACCTCATAATCAGCATGATCAAGCTAATCATATATTAGGATGCTTTCCTGATTCATAA